One genomic segment of Fusobacterium mortiferum ATCC 9817 includes these proteins:
- a CDS encoding S-methyl-5-thioribose-1-phosphate isomerase: MKRMDEGLAFMLRYENIAWYENGKVKILDRRIYPREIKFVECKTYLEVKQAVTDMVTQSAGPYTAVGMGMALAAYQSKGMQNDERKEYLKQAAIEIANARPTTANRMKLITMACYEVGVKAIDENKCPIEAIFNRTIDSLERRYRRMSEVAKNLVKMFPKKGKVMTQCFGETIVGCMGREIKNQNKDIEFYCPETRPYLQGARLTASVLKDQGFKVIVITDNMPAWTMKEKKIDVFTSAADSICMDGHIVNKIGTLQIAIVAKHFGIPYFVTGIPDQDKLLENIIIEERDPKDVLECNGVKNTLSGVEGYYPSFDITPPYLISGIVTDQGVYSPYNLKDYFENEVEQYY; encoded by the coding sequence ATGAAAAGAATGGATGAAGGATTAGCATTTATGCTAAGATATGAAAATATAGCATGGTATGAAAATGGGAAAGTAAAAATATTAGATAGAAGAATTTATCCGAGAGAGATAAAATTTGTTGAATGCAAAACATATTTAGAAGTAAAACAGGCTGTTACTGATATGGTTACTCAAAGTGCAGGACCATATACAGCAGTAGGAATGGGAATGGCTCTAGCTGCATATCAATCTAAAGGAATGCAGAATGATGAAAGAAAAGAATATTTAAAACAGGCAGCTATAGAAATTGCAAATGCAAGACCTACAACTGCTAATAGAATGAAACTAATAACTATGGCTTGTTATGAAGTAGGAGTAAAAGCTATCGATGAAAATAAATGTCCTATTGAGGCTATTTTTAATAGAACAATAGATTCTTTAGAGAGAAGATATAGAAGAATGTCAGAGGTTGCTAAGAATTTAGTAAAAATGTTTCCTAAAAAAGGAAAAGTAATGACACAATGTTTTGGAGAAACAATTGTTGGGTGTATGGGAAGAGAAATAAAAAATCAAAATAAAGATATTGAATTTTATTGTCCTGAAACAAGGCCATACCTACAAGGAGCACGATTAACCGCAAGTGTATTAAAGGATCAAGGTTTTAAAGTGATTGTAATTACAGATAATATGCCTGCTTGGACTATGAAAGAGAAAAAAATAGATGTATTTACTTCAGCAGCTGATTCTATATGTATGGATGGACATATTGTAAATAAGATAGGAACTTTACAAATAGCAATAGTAGCTAAGCATTTTGGAATTCCTTATTTTGTGACAGGAATACCAGATCAAGACAAATTATTAGAAAATATAATTATTGAAGAAAGAGATCCAAAAGATGTATTAGAATGTAATGGAGTAAAAAATACTTTATCTGGAGTAGAAGGATACTATCCATCTTTTGATATAACTCCACCCTATTTAATAAGTGGAATAGTAACAGATCAAGGAGTATATTCTCCTTATAATTTAAAAGATTATTTTGAAAATGAAGTAGAGCAATATTACTAG
- the mtnK gene encoding S-methyl-5-thioribose kinase, with amino-acid sequence MTNYSEHFKLDTTSAKEYIKFLKIFGNEDELECDEIGDGNINYIFRIKNMTTGKSVVLKQADKFLRSSGRTLDLNRNRIEAEILQLQSQYSPNSIPKIYHYDDVMCAIIMEDISEYKNLRLELMKGKIFPNFANEISSFLVDTLLPTTDLVLDRGEKKERVQRFINKELCDISECLVFTEPYTNDRNRNIIIDENKEYVEKYLYSDLDLHLEVGKLKNNFMNNAQALIHGDLHSGSIFINEKGIKVIDPEFAFYGPMGYDIGNVIGNLFFALVNRKHLMLSENKDEFINWLKDTIKNIFDMFKEKFIKKYDLLVKDSIYINPKFKNWYLNTILSDSIGMAGLEIIRRVVGDSKVLEITAIENIEKRVVIERELIEIGIRLIKNREIIKEGKDLF; translated from the coding sequence ATGACTAATTATAGTGAACATTTCAAATTAGATACAACTTCAGCAAAAGAGTATATAAAATTTTTAAAAATATTTGGAAATGAAGATGAATTAGAATGTGACGAAATTGGTGATGGAAATATAAATTATATTTTCAGAATAAAAAATATGACAACAGGAAAATCAGTTGTATTAAAACAAGCAGATAAATTTTTACGTTCTTCTGGAAGAACTTTAGATTTAAATAGAAATAGAATAGAAGCAGAAATATTACAGCTTCAAAGTCAATATTCTCCAAACTCTATTCCTAAAATTTATCATTATGATGACGTAATGTGTGCAATAATTATGGAGGATATATCAGAATATAAAAATTTAAGACTAGAACTTATGAAAGGAAAAATATTTCCAAATTTTGCAAATGAGATAAGTAGTTTTTTAGTCGACACATTATTACCAACAACAGACTTGGTTTTAGATAGAGGAGAGAAAAAAGAAAGAGTACAAAGATTTATAAATAAGGAATTATGTGATATATCTGAATGTTTAGTATTTACAGAACCTTATACAAATGATAGAAATAGAAATATTATTATAGATGAAAATAAAGAATATGTAGAAAAATACCTTTATTCGGACTTAGATTTACATTTAGAAGTAGGAAAACTAAAAAATAATTTTATGAATAATGCTCAAGCATTAATACATGGAGATTTACACTCAGGTTCTATTTTCATAAATGAAAAAGGAATTAAGGTAATAGATCCAGAGTTTGCTTTTTATGGACCTATGGGATATGATATTGGAAATGTTATAGGAAATTTATTTTTTGCATTAGTGAATAGAAAACACTTAATGTTATCAGAAAATAAAGATGAATTTATAAATTGGTTAAAAGATACTATAAAAAATATTTTTGATATGTTTAAAGAGAAATTTATAAAAAAATATGATTTACTAGTAAAGGATTCAATATATATAAATCCTAAATTTAAAAATTGGTATCTGAATACAATTCTTTCTGATAGTATTGGAATGGCAGGGCTTGAAATTATAAGAAGGGTTGTAGGAGACTCGAAAGTTTTAGAAATAACAGCAATAGAAAATATAGAAAAAAGAGTAGTTATAGAAAGAGAACTTATAGAAATAGGAATAAGATTAATAAAAAATAGAGAAATTATCAAAGAAGGAAAAGATTTATTTTAA
- the megL gene encoding methionine gamma-lyase → MKDLKNKGIGTKAIHGGVIKNKYGALATPIYQTSTFVFKNVEEGAKRFLGEEEGYIYSRLSNPTLTVAEEKVAILENGEKALATSSGMGAISATLWTLLKAGDHVLADKTLYGCTYAYISHGLTKFGVEVDFVDMSDLEEVKIKLKDNTKVIYLETPANPNLKIVDIQKISELSHNKNSNIKVVVDNTFATPFCQKPLLLGADIVVHSATKYLNGHGDVIAGFVVGSQEMINDIRTVGLKDMTGAVLGPNEAFLIIRGLKTFEIRMQKHCENAMKVAEFLEQNEKVEKVYYSGLKTHVGYEVAVKQMQAFGGILAFEVKGGLEAGKKLLNNLEMITIAVSLGDAETLIQHPASMTHSPYTKEERELAGITDGLIRLSVGLENVEDIILDLEKAFLKI, encoded by the coding sequence ATGAAAGATTTAAAAAATAAAGGAATAGGAACAAAAGCTATTCATGGAGGAGTTATAAAAAATAAATATGGAGCATTAGCTACGCCTATCTATCAGACTTCAACTTTTGTATTTAAAAATGTAGAAGAAGGAGCAAAAAGATTTTTAGGGGAAGAAGAAGGTTATATTTATAGTAGATTATCTAATCCTACTTTAACAGTTGCAGAAGAAAAAGTAGCGATATTAGAAAATGGAGAAAAAGCATTAGCTACAAGTTCCGGAATGGGAGCTATTTCAGCAACTCTATGGACTTTATTAAAGGCAGGTGATCATGTACTTGCAGATAAAACATTATATGGTTGTACTTATGCTTATATAAGTCATGGTTTAACTAAGTTTGGTGTAGAAGTTGATTTTGTTGATATGAGTGATTTAGAAGAAGTAAAAATAAAATTAAAAGATAATACAAAAGTAATATATTTAGAAACACCTGCAAATCCAAATCTTAAAATAGTAGATATACAAAAAATATCAGAGCTATCACACAATAAAAATTCAAATATAAAAGTAGTTGTAGATAATACTTTTGCAACACCATTTTGTCAAAAGCCCCTTTTACTAGGCGCTGATATTGTTGTACACTCTGCAACAAAATATTTAAATGGACATGGGGATGTTATAGCAGGATTTGTAGTTGGAAGTCAAGAAATGATAAATGATATTAGAACAGTAGGTTTAAAAGATATGACAGGAGCGGTATTGGGACCAAATGAGGCATTTTTGATAATAAGAGGATTGAAAACTTTCGAAATAAGAATGCAAAAGCATTGTGAAAATGCTATGAAAGTAGCAGAATTTTTAGAACAAAATGAAAAAGTAGAAAAAGTTTATTATTCAGGATTAAAGACTCATGTAGGATATGAGGTAGCGGTGAAGCAAATGCAAGCTTTTGGTGGAATATTAGCGTTTGAGGTAAAAGGAGGATTAGAAGCTGGTAAAAAATTATTAAATAATTTAGAAATGATAACAATAGCTGTTTCATTAGGAGATGCAGAAACATTAATACAACATCCAGCGTCAATGACACATTCACCTTATACAAAAGAAGAAAGAGAATTGGCTGGAATAACAGATGGATTGATTAGATTATCAGTTGGATTAGAAAATGTAGAAGATATTATTTTGGATTTAGAAAAAGCTTTTTTGAAAATATAA
- a CDS encoding manganese-dependent inorganic pyrophosphatase, whose product MKQILVFGHKNPDTDSICSAISFAELKNAQGVNVIPCRLGNVSKETQFALNHFGAEAPLFIENVNADENGKKEVILVDHNEKAQTADGIESAKILEVVDHHKFALTTDEPLKITADTVGCTCTLIYRLFKQAGITPSKKAAGLMMSAIISDTLLFKSPTCTPEDVEAVKELSKICGEENYEDYGMKLLIEGTSLSDKTPEEIITIDMKEFDMNGKKVAVAQVNTVDVAGLLNTQAELEAAMNSMSEKSNYDLFVLVITDIIKAGSYVLTVGTCPELVEKAFNVKLENKTAWLEGVVSRKKQVVPFMLTASQNQ is encoded by the coding sequence ATGAAACAAATTCTTGTTTTTGGACACAAAAATCCAGATACTGATTCTATATGTTCAGCTATATCTTTTGCTGAGTTAAAAAATGCTCAAGGTGTAAATGTTATCCCTTGTAGATTAGGAAATGTTAGTAAAGAAACTCAATTTGCTTTAAACCATTTTGGAGCAGAAGCACCTCTATTTATAGAGAATGTAAATGCTGATGAAAATGGAAAAAAAGAGGTTATCTTAGTTGACCATAACGAAAAAGCTCAAACAGCTGATGGAATTGAATCTGCTAAAATATTAGAAGTAGTAGACCACCACAAATTTGCTCTAACTACTGATGAGCCATTAAAAATAACTGCTGATACAGTTGGATGTACTTGTACTCTAATCTATAGACTATTTAAACAAGCTGGAATCACTCCATCTAAAAAAGCTGCTGGGCTTATGATGAGTGCTATCATATCTGATACATTATTATTTAAATCTCCTACTTGCACACCAGAAGATGTAGAAGCTGTAAAAGAGCTTTCTAAAATCTGTGGAGAGGAAAATTATGAAGATTATGGAATGAAGTTATTAATAGAAGGAACTTCATTATCTGATAAAACTCCAGAAGAGATTATTACAATAGATATGAAAGAGTTTGATATGAATGGTAAAAAAGTAGCAGTTGCTCAAGTTAATACTGTTGATGTTGCTGGACTTTTAAATACTCAAGCTGAATTAGAAGCTGCTATGAACTCTATGAGTGAAAAATCTAACTACGATTTATTTGTATTAGTAATAACTGATATTATAAAAGCTGGTTCTTATGTATTAACTGTTGGAACATGCCCAGAGTTAGTTGAGAAAGCTTTCAATGTAAAATTAGAAAATAAAACAGCTTGGTTAGAGGGAGTAGTTTCTAGAAAGAAACAAGTAGTTCCTTTCATGCTAACAGCTAGTCAAAACCAATAA
- the ligA gene encoding NAD-dependent DNA ligase LigA yields the protein MERRNIVEKYIKELREKIKKYSDYYYTNNESLISDVEFDKLLVELKELEEKYPEYKEKNSPTEIVGATSLKETKFQKVAHKKPMLSLSNSYNEGDISDFIERVKKLLPEEKNLAYALELKLDGLSLSIQYEEGKLVRAVTRGDGTVGEDVTENILEIESIPKILKEKVSIEIRGEVVLPLSKFEELNKKRMENGEEVFANPRNAAAGTLRQLDSSIIKERGLDAYFYFLVDAQNYGVKTHSESIEYLAKLGIKTTGVCEVLKNSSELISRIEYWGEKRESLDYETDGMVIKVDNIELWDKLGNTTKSPRWAIAFKFPAKQVTTKILGVTWQVGRTGKVTPVAELEEVELSGSRVKRASLHNYQEIERKDIRIGDSVFIEKAAEIIPQVVKAVKELRDGNEIIIKEPTHCPICNTKVEREEGQVDIRCPNISCPGKIEGELIYFVSRDAMNIAGFGSKIVENMLRLGFIKNIVDIYELKNHREELEKLEKMGKKSVDNLLTAIENSKTREYSKVLCALGIPFVGKTSAKLLADSSGNIDKLMSMSVEELMEIEGIGDKMAQAIFDFFRDEEKKKLIEGLKAHGLTFIQERKEELPAEEKVFTGKTFLFTGTLQNFTRNEIKEEIEKLGGKNLSAVSKNLDYLIVGEKAGSKLKKAQELGTVKIITEEEFMKICGKKS from the coding sequence ATTGAGAGGAGAAATATTGTGGAAAAATATATAAAAGAGTTGAGAGAAAAGATAAAAAAATATAGTGATTACTACTATACAAATAATGAAAGTTTAATATCTGATGTAGAGTTTGATAAGTTGTTAGTTGAGTTAAAGGAGTTAGAAGAAAAATATCCAGAGTATAAGGAAAAAAACTCTCCTACAGAAATAGTAGGAGCTACAAGTCTTAAAGAAACAAAGTTTCAAAAGGTAGCCCATAAAAAACCTATGTTAAGTTTATCTAACTCATATAATGAGGGAGATATATCTGATTTTATAGAGAGAGTAAAAAAACTTTTACCAGAAGAGAAAAACTTAGCCTATGCTTTAGAGTTAAAATTAGACGGTTTATCCTTAAGTATTCAATATGAAGAGGGAAAACTTGTAAGAGCCGTAACAAGAGGAGATGGAACAGTAGGAGAAGATGTTACAGAAAATATTTTGGAGATAGAATCTATCCCTAAAATTTTAAAAGAGAAAGTAAGCATAGAGATAAGGGGAGAAGTGGTATTACCTCTATCTAAGTTTGAAGAGTTAAATAAAAAAAGAATGGAAAATGGGGAAGAAGTTTTTGCTAATCCAAGAAATGCTGCTGCTGGAACTTTAAGACAATTAGATTCAAGTATTATAAAGGAAAGAGGATTGGATGCCTATTTTTATTTTTTAGTAGATGCTCAAAACTATGGAGTGAAAACTCATAGTGAAAGTATAGAATATCTTGCTAAACTCGGAATAAAGACAACAGGAGTATGTGAGGTATTGAAAAACTCTTCTGAACTTATATCTAGAATTGAGTATTGGGGAGAAAAGAGAGAAAGTTTAGATTATGAAACAGATGGAATGGTAATAAAAGTGGACAATATAGAGCTATGGGATAAGTTAGGAAATACTACTAAAAGCCCTAGATGGGCAATAGCTTTTAAATTCCCAGCTAAACAAGTTACAACAAAGATATTAGGAGTTACTTGGCAAGTGGGAAGAACAGGTAAAGTTACTCCAGTAGCAGAGCTTGAAGAGGTAGAGTTATCAGGAAGTAGAGTAAAAAGAGCAAGTTTACATAACTATCAAGAGATAGAGAGAAAAGATATCAGAATAGGTGATAGTGTATTTATAGAAAAAGCTGCAGAGATAATACCTCAAGTAGTAAAGGCTGTAAAGGAGTTAAGAGATGGAAATGAAATAATAATAAAAGAGCCTACTCATTGTCCAATATGTAATACAAAGGTAGAAAGAGAAGAGGGACAGGTAGATATCAGGTGTCCAAATATAAGTTGTCCAGGAAAAATAGAGGGAGAATTGATCTATTTTGTATCTCGTGATGCTATGAATATAGCTGGTTTTGGTAGTAAAATAGTAGAAAATATGTTAAGACTTGGATTTATAAAAAATATTGTAGATATATATGAGTTAAAAAATCATAGAGAAGAATTAGAAAAACTAGAAAAAATGGGTAAAAAAAGTGTGGATAATCTTCTTACAGCTATTGAAAATAGTAAAACAAGAGAGTATTCAAAAGTTTTATGTGCTTTAGGAATACCTTTTGTAGGTAAAACTTCAGCAAAACTTTTAGCTGATTCAAGTGGGAATATTGATAAACTTATGAGTATGAGTGTAGAGGAACTAATGGAGATAGAAGGAATAGGAGATAAGATGGCACAAGCTATCTTTGATTTCTTTAGAGATGAAGAGAAGAAAAAGCTTATAGAGGGGTTAAAAGCACATGGACTTACTTTCATTCAAGAGAGAAAAGAGGAGTTACCAGCTGAAGAGAAAGTATTCACAGGAAAAACATTTTTATTTACAGGAACATTACAAAATTTCACAAGAAATGAAATAAAAGAAGAGATAGAAAAACTTGGTGGGAAAAATCTTTCTGCTGTAAGCAAAAATTTAGATTATTTAATAGTGGGAGAAAAGGCAGGAAGTAAGCTAAAGAAAGCTCAAGAGTTAGGAACTGTAAAGATAATAACAGAAGAGGAGTTTATGAAAATCTGTGGAAAAAAGAGTTAA
- the secA gene encoding preprotein translocase subunit SecA produces MIGNIFKKIFGTKNDREVKRIRKIVAAINSLEPDFEKLTDEQLREKTAIFKKRLAQGETLDDIMVEAFATVREASKRVLGMRHYDVQLIGGIVLHEGKITEMKTGEGKTLVATCPVYLNALAGKGVHVITVNDYLAARDREMMGRLYSFLGLTSGVILNGISGEERKAAYNCDITYGTNSEFGFDYLRDNMVGSLEEKVQRPLNYCIVDEVDSILIDEARTPLIISGAAEDSTKWYQIFYQVVSMLNRSYETEGIKDVKLKKELPAEKFGDYEVDEKAKNIVLTEKGIAKVEKFLKLENLYSPENVELTHYLNQALKAKELFKRDRDYLVREGQVIIIDEFTGRAMEGRRYSDGLHQAIEAKEGVHIAGENQTLATITLQNYFRMYNKLSGMTGTAETEAAEFVHTYGLQIVVIPTNKPVQRIDHADLVYKTRKEKIEAIIKRIEELHAKGQPVLVGTISIKSSEELSELLKARGIKHNVLNAKYHAKEAEIVAQAGRFGAVTIATNMAGRGTDIMLGGNPEFLAVAEVGSREAENYDEVLKKYEVQCKEEGEKVKSIGGLFILGTERHESRRIDNQLRGRAGRQGDPGESEFYLSLEDDLMRLFGSDRVKTVMEKLGLPEGEPITHPMINKAIANAQTKIESRNFGIRKNLLEYDDVMNKQRTAIYDSRNEAMAKEDLKDSIIKMLHEVIYSQVAKRFVGEYKEDWDMSGLAEYLRDNYGYIIEDMTEYKSMSIEDYSKKIFDAICAQYDEKESKVGRDLMRRLEKYILFEVIDARWREHLKALDGLKEGIYLRAYGQKNPVVEYKLVSGELYEQMVETIKEQATSFLFKVIIKNHEEEEVNMKDENESVEYTSEDENGVEVEEGELTPDSPCPCGSGKKYKNCCGRV; encoded by the coding sequence ATGATAGGAAATATTTTTAAAAAGATTTTTGGAACTAAAAATGATAGAGAAGTAAAAAGAATTAGAAAAATAGTTGCTGCTATCAATTCTTTAGAGCCAGATTTCGAAAAATTAACAGATGAACAATTAAGAGAAAAAACAGCAATTTTTAAGAAGAGATTAGCTCAAGGAGAAACTTTAGATGATATTATGGTAGAGGCATTTGCTACTGTAAGAGAGGCATCAAAAAGAGTACTTGGTATGAGACATTATGATGTACAACTTATTGGAGGAATTGTACTTCATGAAGGAAAAATAACAGAGATGAAAACTGGAGAGGGAAAAACTTTGGTTGCTACTTGTCCAGTGTACCTAAATGCTTTAGCAGGAAAGGGAGTTCATGTTATCACAGTAAATGACTATCTTGCTGCTAGAGATAGAGAGATGATGGGTAGATTATACTCTTTCTTGGGACTTACTTCTGGAGTTATTTTAAATGGTATCTCCGGAGAGGAGAGAAAGGCTGCTTATAATTGTGATATCACATATGGTACTAACTCTGAATTTGGATTTGACTATTTAAGAGATAATATGGTAGGAAGCTTAGAAGAAAAAGTACAAAGACCACTTAACTACTGTATAGTTGACGAGGTTGATTCTATTCTTATAGATGAAGCAAGAACACCACTTATTATTTCTGGAGCAGCAGAAGACTCTACTAAATGGTATCAAATCTTCTATCAAGTAGTTTCTATGTTAAATAGAAGTTATGAAACAGAGGGAATAAAAGATGTAAAATTAAAAAAAGAGTTACCAGCTGAAAAGTTTGGAGATTATGAAGTAGATGAAAAAGCAAAAAATATAGTTTTAACTGAAAAAGGTATAGCTAAAGTAGAAAAATTCTTAAAATTAGAAAATCTATATTCTCCAGAAAATGTAGAGTTAACTCACTATTTAAATCAAGCTTTAAAAGCTAAAGAGTTATTTAAAAGAGATAGAGATTATCTTGTAAGAGAGGGACAAGTAATAATCATAGATGAATTTACTGGAAGAGCTATGGAAGGAAGAAGATATTCAGATGGACTTCACCAAGCGATAGAAGCTAAAGAGGGAGTACACATAGCTGGAGAAAATCAAACTCTTGCAACTATAACATTACAAAACTATTTTAGAATGTATAATAAACTTTCTGGTATGACTGGTACAGCTGAAACAGAAGCAGCAGAATTTGTACATACTTATGGATTGCAAATAGTAGTTATACCAACAAATAAACCAGTACAAAGAATAGACCATGCTGACTTAGTTTATAAGACACGTAAAGAGAAGATAGAGGCTATTATAAAAAGAATAGAAGAGTTACATGCTAAAGGTCAACCTGTGCTTGTAGGTACTATTTCTATTAAAAGTTCGGAGGAATTATCTGAGCTATTAAAAGCTAGGGGAATAAAACATAATGTATTAAATGCTAAATACCATGCAAAAGAAGCTGAGATAGTTGCTCAAGCTGGAAGATTTGGAGCTGTAACTATTGCTACAAACATGGCAGGTAGAGGAACGGATATTATGTTAGGAGGAAATCCAGAGTTCTTAGCTGTGGCAGAGGTAGGAAGTAGAGAAGCTGAAAATTATGATGAAGTATTGAAAAAATATGAGGTTCAATGTAAGGAAGAGGGAGAAAAGGTAAAATCAATAGGTGGACTTTTTATACTTGGTACTGAAAGACATGAATCAAGAAGAATAGATAATCAATTAAGAGGAAGAGCAGGAAGACAAGGAGACCCAGGAGAATCAGAATTCTACCTATCTTTAGAAGATGATTTAATGAGACTATTTGGTTCTGATAGAGTAAAAACTGTAATGGAAAAATTAGGACTTCCAGAGGGAGAACCTATAACTCATCCAATGATAAATAAAGCTATTGCAAATGCTCAAACTAAGATAGAGTCAAGAAACTTTGGAATCAGAAAAAATCTATTAGAGTATGATGATGTAATGAATAAACAAAGAACTGCTATCTATGATAGTAGAAATGAAGCAATGGCTAAGGAAGATTTAAAAGATAGTATTATTAAGATGTTACATGAAGTTATCTACTCTCAGGTAGCAAAGAGATTTGTGGGAGAATACAAAGAAGATTGGGATATGTCAGGTCTTGCTGAATACTTAAGAGATAACTATGGTTATATTATAGAAGATATGACAGAGTATAAATCTATGAGTATAGAAGATTATAGCAAAAAAATCTTTGATGCTATCTGTGCTCAATATGATGAAAAAGAGTCTAAAGTTGGAAGAGATTTAATGAGAAGACTTGAAAAATACATTTTATTTGAAGTAATTGATGCTAGATGGAGAGAACACTTAAAAGCTTTAGATGGATTAAAAGAGGGAATTTACTTAAGAGCTTATGGTCAAAAAAATCCAGTTGTAGAATATAAGTTAGTATCAGGAGAACTTTATGAGCAAATGGTAGAAACTATAAAAGAGCAAGCTACTTCTTTCTTATTTAAAGTAATAATAAAAAATCATGAAGAGGAAGAGGTAAATATGAAAGATGAAAATGAGAGTGTAGAGTATACTTCTGAAGATGAAAATGGTGTGGAAGTAGAAGAAGGAGAATTAACACCAGATTCTCCTTGTCCTTGTGGAAGTGGAAAAAAATATAAAAATTGTTGTGGAAGAGTATAA
- a CDS encoding PHP domain-containing protein → MEVDMHIHTIESDGTYTPEEIIVRAIKNNVIALAITDHDTVSGVEKGKEIADKYGMEFIKGIEISCNEDNLEIHILGYFLNLDDKNFLSELDELEKARDKRNRKIIEKFEKIGIIIDIEELKTFAPGKIISRLHFANYLLEKGIVSSKNEAFSKYLGNGGLTYVPKENFPPERAVRMIKENGGFVSLAHPKLITLNDEVLNNLIVRLKECGLDALETQYSSFTKLEKQKYKRLAKKYGLLITGGSDFHGENREGVDLGDAGLEYSQFEKIKKYLKR, encoded by the coding sequence ATGGAAGTAGATATGCATATTCATACTATAGAGTCAGATGGAACTTATACTCCAGAGGAGATTATAGTTAGAGCAATAAAAAATAATGTAATAGCTTTAGCAATAACAGACCATGATACTGTATCTGGAGTGGAGAAAGGAAAAGAGATAGCTGATAAATATGGAATGGAGTTTATAAAAGGTATAGAGATATCTTGTAATGAAGATAATTTAGAGATACATATATTGGGATATTTTTTAAACTTAGATGATAAAAATTTTTTGTCAGAGTTAGATGAATTGGAAAAGGCTAGAGATAAAAGAAATAGAAAAATTATAGAAAAATTTGAAAAAATTGGTATAATAATAGATATAGAGGAACTTAAAACTTTTGCTCCTGGTAAAATTATAAGTCGATTACACTTTGCTAATTATCTTTTAGAAAAAGGTATAGTTAGCAGTAAAAATGAAGCCTTTAGCAAATATTTAGGAAATGGTGGTCTAACTTATGTTCCTAAAGAGAATTTTCCACCAGAAAGAGCTGTAAGAATGATAAAAGAAAATGGTGGTTTTGTATCCCTAGCACATCCTAAATTAATTACTTTAAATGATGAAGTATTGAATAATCTCATTGTAAGATTGAAAGAGTGTGGATTAGATGCCCTTGAAACTCAGTATAGTTCATTTACAAAATTAGAAAAGCAAAAATATAAAAGACTTGCTAAAAAATATGGTTTACTAATAACTGGTGGTTCTGATTTTCATGGTGAAAATAGAGAGGGAGTAGATTTAGGAGATGCAGGATTGGAGTACTCTCAGTTTGAAAAAATTAAAAAATATTTAAAAAGATAG